From a region of the Acinetobacter larvae genome:
- a CDS encoding arginyltransferase, with the protein MNSYYPKSLLNDLQYYITPPHDCSYLNNKSSRMVFLDPAHRINVLTLSELSRLGFRRSGDFVYRPECHLCRQCLSCRVPVNDFQMNSRQKKAWKRNRDLTIRHVSTQAATQQHYQLYHRYICERHADGDMYPPSYDQFEKFLIHSCTDSFFLEFWLEDRLLAVSTCDVLDDGVSAVYTFFDPDENHRSLGVYAVLQQIEYVKQQNLDYVYLGYWVPHSKKMNYKTDYHPIELLLDGQWRRINRNLSAEEVKNLGSMLMTTLPAEWNNSIIK; encoded by the coding sequence ATGAACTCTTATTACCCCAAGTCTCTGTTAAATGATTTACAGTATTATATTACGCCACCCCATGATTGTAGTTATTTAAACAATAAATCATCGCGGATGGTATTTTTAGATCCAGCACACCGTATTAATGTTCTGACTTTGTCTGAACTGTCGAGACTCGGTTTTCGCCGTAGTGGTGATTTTGTCTATCGCCCAGAATGCCATTTATGTCGCCAATGCTTATCTTGTCGAGTACCTGTCAACGATTTTCAAATGAATAGTCGACAAAAGAAAGCTTGGAAGCGTAATCGTGATTTGACCATACGCCATGTCAGTACGCAGGCGGCGACTCAACAACATTATCAGTTATATCACCGTTATATTTGTGAACGCCATGCTGACGGAGATATGTACCCACCGAGTTATGATCAGTTTGAAAAATTTCTGATTCATAGTTGTACAGACAGTTTCTTCTTAGAGTTTTGGTTAGAAGATCGTTTATTGGCTGTGTCAACCTGTGATGTGTTAGATGACGGTGTTTCTGCGGTATATACCTTCTTTGATCCAGATGAAAACCATCGTTCTCTTGGGGTTTATGCGGTATTACAGCAAATTGAATATGTAAAACAGCAGAATCTCGATTATGTGTATCTTGGTTATTGGGTACCTCATTCTAAAAAAATGAATTATAAGACCGATTATCATCCGATTGAATTACTCTTGGATGGTCAGTGGCGGAGAATCAACCGTAACCTCAGTGCAGAGGAAGTCAAAAATTTGGGCAGTATGCTGATGACAACGCTGCCAGCAGAGTGGAATAACAGCATTATTAAATAA
- the aat gene encoding leucyl/phenylalanyl-tRNA--protein transferase: protein MLFASQYQFPDPIQADPEQQGLICIGADLAPATLYDAYSHGLFPWFSEGEPICWWCPEPRCIIYPEQFRPSKTLIRSMKKHDYRLTINHAFDQVITACAAPRQYSEETWISDEIIRGYCGLFDAGHAYSIEVWDKNDALIGGLYGVNIGAGCFGESMFSRATDVSKMAFYALMLLGQENQLPWIDCQLVNDHLIRLGACTISRQSYLKSLQGVIKRPAIDWKKYQERVFSTYELATARQLLK, encoded by the coding sequence ATGCTATTCGCCTCACAATATCAATTTCCTGATCCCATTCAAGCAGACCCTGAACAACAAGGGTTAATTTGCATTGGTGCAGATCTTGCGCCAGCAACTTTATATGACGCGTATAGTCATGGGCTTTTTCCATGGTTTTCTGAAGGAGAACCCATTTGTTGGTGGTGTCCTGAACCGCGTTGCATTATTTATCCTGAACAATTCCGACCAAGCAAAACTTTGATCCGTAGCATGAAAAAGCACGATTATCGTTTAACGATTAATCATGCTTTTGATCAGGTCATTACTGCATGTGCTGCACCGCGTCAGTATAGTGAGGAGACCTGGATCTCTGATGAAATTATTCGTGGCTATTGTGGTTTATTTGATGCAGGTCATGCCTATAGTATTGAAGTTTGGGATAAAAATGATGCTCTCATCGGTGGTTTATACGGTGTAAATATTGGTGCCGGTTGTTTTGGCGAGTCGATGTTTAGTCGTGCAACCGATGTCTCTAAGATGGCTTTTTATGCTTTAATGCTCCTCGGGCAAGAAAATCAGTTACCCTGGATTGACTGTCAATTGGTAAATGATCATTTAATCCGCTTGGGTGCTTGTACAATTTCTCGCCAATCATATTTAAAATCGTTACAAGGTGTAATTAAACGCCCTGCTATTGATTGGAAAAAATATCAAGAACGTGTATTTTCAACATATGAACTTGCCACTGCGCGGCAATTATTAAAATGA
- a CDS encoding OmpA family protein → MRALIITTAIGALALSGCQSMDNGSGGVREYDKTAIGAGIGALAGYGLSRANANKASQNNRAAAIGAILGAGAGLYLDNKEKKLRDQMQGTGVDVSRNPDGSVNLVMPGSITFDTNKSNIKPNFYNTLNKVAQTLAEDNKSVILVTGYTDSSGNDTINIPLSQARAQSVASYLSAQGVPSNRINAQGHGAANPIADNTTAQGKELNRRVEISIYEKQ, encoded by the coding sequence ATGCGTGCATTGATCATTACAACAGCTATTGGGGCACTAGCGCTTTCAGGATGTCAGTCTATGGACAACGGTTCTGGTGGTGTACGTGAATATGATAAAACAGCGATTGGTGCCGGTATTGGTGCTTTAGCGGGATATGGTTTATCTCGTGCGAATGCGAACAAAGCATCTCAAAATAACCGTGCAGCAGCAATTGGGGCAATTTTAGGTGCTGGTGCGGGTCTATATTTAGATAACAAAGAGAAAAAATTGCGTGATCAAATGCAGGGTACTGGTGTAGATGTTAGCCGTAATCCAGATGGTTCTGTAAACTTGGTTATGCCGGGTAGTATTACATTTGATACTAACAAATCTAATATCAAACCAAACTTCTATAATACTTTGAATAAAGTAGCACAAACTCTCGCTGAAGATAATAAGAGCGTGATTCTTGTGACGGGTTATACCGATAGTAGCGGTAATGACACCATCAATATTCCATTGTCTCAAGCACGTGCGCAATCTGTAGCCAGTTATTTGTCTGCTCAAGGTGTGCCAAGTAACCGTATTAATGCGCAAGGTCATGGTGCAGCCAACCCAATCGCAGATAACACAACAGCACAAGGCAAAGAGCTAAACCGCCGTGTGGAAATCAGTATCTACGAAAAACAATAA
- a CDS encoding acyltransferase, giving the protein MPLSQQKKPFLKKISKGLTVSSVITGSTFLHGPPVLALGLTKLFKKSSKVDETNIQITNSWLSVNNWLIDHVLPETQWNIEVDPALDLNLQGRYLMTCNHQSWVDTTVNQYFGLTRMPLTRFFTKWELIFIPFVGQAFKILGFPMMKRHNKQQLAKNPALKYRDLEEARRACEQLLSQPFTLLNYLEGTRFTAQKHHQQKSPYHHLLKPKAGGLALALNILGKKIDALVDMTIVYPDGAPGYGEFWLGEVPRIAVHLRKIELPNWVLEGDYQDDADYRERFQHWVDQIWQEKDQIIDTITQRYVQEQAL; this is encoded by the coding sequence ATGCCCTTATCGCAGCAAAAAAAGCCCTTTTTAAAAAAGATTAGTAAAGGTCTGACCGTCAGCTCGGTTATTACTGGCAGCACATTTTTGCATGGTCCACCGGTATTAGCATTAGGGCTTACCAAACTATTTAAAAAGTCCAGCAAAGTTGATGAAACCAATATTCAGATTACCAACAGTTGGTTGAGTGTCAATAATTGGCTGATTGACCATGTGTTACCAGAAACCCAATGGAATATCGAGGTCGATCCTGCTTTGGACTTAAACCTGCAAGGTCGTTATTTAATGACTTGCAATCATCAAAGCTGGGTAGATACCACGGTTAATCAATACTTTGGCTTAACACGCATGCCACTTACCCGTTTCTTTACCAAATGGGAGCTTATTTTTATTCCATTTGTTGGCCAAGCTTTTAAAATTTTAGGCTTTCCCATGATGAAACGCCATAATAAACAGCAGCTTGCAAAAAATCCCGCGTTAAAATATCGTGATTTAGAAGAAGCGCGCCGTGCTTGTGAGCAACTGCTAAGCCAGCCCTTCACTCTATTAAACTATTTAGAAGGAACGCGCTTTACCGCGCAAAAACATCACCAACAAAAGTCACCCTATCACCACTTACTCAAGCCCAAAGCGGGTGGTTTAGCTTTAGCACTCAATATACTGGGTAAAAAAATTGATGCGCTGGTTGATATGACCATCGTCTATCCAGATGGTGCACCCGGTTATGGTGAGTTTTGGCTTGGTGAAGTACCACGCATTGCGGTGCATTTAAGAAAAATTGAGCTACCGAATTGGGTGCTTGAGGGCGACTATCAAGATGATGCTGACTACCGTGAACGCTTTCAGCATTGGGTTGATCAAATCTGGCAAGAAAAAGATCAAATTATTGATACGATTACTCAGCGTTATGTACAAGAACAAGCCTTATAA
- the minC gene encoding septum site-determining protein MinC, with the protein MVNFSRLTLDTNDHDAIRAQLTKTLQQSASQGALVVLDSTVEQELIALIQLLIDLDLQPMAVIDGILAEQARAIQFPVIPADRSLQRIRATKEQVQYTNNDHEKNQDRENTNVVDQPTVSQHVTSYHNEILRTGQCLVQEHGDIIVNASMNSGSEVIASGNIHVYGSVRGRIIAGVGGNTAAKIFCHSLEAELVSIAGTYCVADDIPQHVIKKAVYIFLNEQQELEFEVLQF; encoded by the coding sequence ATGGTTAATTTTAGCCGATTAACCTTAGATACAAATGACCATGATGCCATCCGTGCACAATTGACTAAAACTTTACAGCAATCGGCATCTCAAGGTGCATTGGTAGTACTCGATAGTACTGTTGAACAAGAGCTTATCGCACTCATTCAGCTGTTGATTGATCTTGACTTACAGCCCATGGCCGTAATTGATGGAATACTGGCAGAACAAGCGCGCGCTATTCAATTTCCAGTCATTCCAGCCGATCGTTCATTACAACGTATTCGTGCGACGAAAGAACAGGTACAATATACCAATAACGATCACGAGAAAAATCAAGATCGTGAAAATACAAATGTTGTAGATCAACCTACCGTTTCGCAACATGTCACGTCTTACCATAATGAAATTTTACGTACTGGGCAATGTCTGGTACAAGAGCATGGCGATATTATTGTCAATGCAAGTATGAATAGTGGCTCAGAAGTTATCGCTTCGGGTAATATTCATGTTTACGGTAGTGTTCGTGGACGCATTATCGCGGGCGTTGGTGGCAATACAGCAGCTAAAATATTTTGTCATTCATTAGAAGCTGAGCTGGTATCGATTGCAGGAACTTATTGTGTCGCTGATGACATACCGCAACACGTTATCAAAAAAGCTGTATACATTTTTTTGAATGAACAACAAGAACTTGAATTTGAAGTTCTGCAATTTTAA
- the minD gene encoding septum site-determining protein MinD: MAKIVVVTSGKGGVGKTTTSASFATGLALRGHKTVVIDFDVGLRNLDLIMGCERRVVYDFVNVLNNEARLQQALIRDKDIENLYILPASQTRDKDALTDEGVARVMDELSQEFDYIICDSPAGIERGAILAMYHADEAIIVTNPEISSVRDSDRIIGMLDSKTKKVEQNEGRVRKHLCITRFNPERADKQEMLTVDDISKDILRVPTLGVIPECPSVLQASNEGKPVILYENASAGQAYDDLVARFLGEERPYRHIAIKPKGWLARLFGA; this comes from the coding sequence GTGGCCAAAATTGTTGTCGTTACATCAGGCAAAGGTGGTGTAGGTAAAACTACTACAAGTGCATCTTTTGCAACAGGTTTAGCCCTTCGTGGTCATAAAACTGTTGTGATAGACTTTGACGTAGGTTTACGTAACTTAGATTTAATCATGGGATGCGAGCGTCGCGTAGTATATGACTTTGTCAATGTATTGAACAACGAAGCACGTTTACAGCAAGCACTTATCCGCGATAAAGACATTGAAAACCTCTATATCCTACCAGCCTCACAAACACGTGATAAAGATGCCTTAACAGATGAAGGTGTAGCCCGTGTGATGGATGAACTTTCTCAAGAATTTGATTACATCATCTGTGACTCTCCGGCAGGGATTGAGCGCGGTGCAATTTTAGCGATGTATCATGCAGATGAAGCAATCATTGTAACCAATCCTGAGATTTCTTCAGTACGAGATTCCGACCGCATCATTGGAATGCTAGACAGTAAAACTAAAAAAGTTGAACAAAACGAAGGGCGCGTACGTAAACATTTATGTATCACTCGCTTTAATCCAGAACGCGCAGATAAACAAGAAATGTTAACCGTAGACGATATTTCTAAAGATATTTTACGTGTTCCTACTTTAGGTGTAATCCCTGAATGCCCAAGCGTCTTACAAGCGTCTAATGAGGGTAAACCAGTTATCCTTTATGAAAATGCTAGCGCGGGTCAGGCTTATGACGACCTTGTTGCACGTTTCTTAGGTGAAGAGCGCCCTTACCGTCACATTGCTATTAAACCGAAAGGGTGGTTAGCACGATTATTTGGAGCGTAA
- the minE gene encoding cell division topological specificity factor MinE, whose translation MAGFWSRLFSSDEKPSSAQTAKDRLKVIVASEQGLGKRLSQDKIDQMKKEIMQVVNRYVRGVDEQHIQMQVRSEANIEMLEMNINLPEEH comes from the coding sequence ATGGCTGGATTCTGGAGTAGACTATTTAGTAGCGATGAGAAACCTTCAAGCGCACAAACCGCTAAAGACCGACTCAAAGTTATCGTTGCTTCTGAACAAGGTTTAGGAAAACGTTTAAGTCAAGATAAAATTGATCAAATGAAAAAAGAGATCATGCAGGTGGTCAATCGCTATGTCCGTGGTGTCGATGAACAGCATATCCAAATGCAAGTTCGCTCTGAAGCAAATATTGAAATGCTTGAGATGAATATCAATTTACCTGAAGAGCATTAA
- a CDS encoding PA4642 family protein codes for MALSQPATFNEEWSDERVFAYLDQLPPEGVDADFHVLHHAFKHMRPFDFKRLLQRFIADGRNLQARNPQGQRIHEVIAANSKHSEEFLKILAEFA; via the coding sequence ATGGCATTATCACAGCCAGCAACGTTCAATGAAGAATGGTCAGATGAGCGTGTTTTTGCCTATTTAGATCAACTTCCACCGGAAGGGGTTGATGCTGATTTTCATGTATTACATCATGCTTTTAAGCATATGCGTCCATTTGATTTTAAACGCTTATTACAACGCTTTATTGCCGATGGTAGAAACCTTCAAGCACGTAATCCGCAAGGACAACGCATTCATGAAGTCATCGCCGCCAATAGCAAACATAGTGAAGAATTTTTAAAAATTCTAGCCGAGTTTGCATAA
- a CDS encoding VOC family protein — protein MKFAYNILYVEDVSKTVQFYRSAFHFDLKFQYEQGDYAELESGYTTLAFSSFELIRSLGKTPHRANAQNPTFELIFVTDSLEEDLQRAKQAGAKEIQGIEKMPWGQSIAYVEDINGFLIELCTPMMA, from the coding sequence ATGAAGTTTGCATATAATATTCTGTACGTTGAAGACGTCAGTAAAACGGTGCAATTTTATCGGAGTGCTTTTCACTTCGATTTAAAATTTCAATATGAACAAGGTGATTATGCTGAGTTAGAAAGTGGTTATACCACATTGGCTTTTAGTTCTTTTGAACTGATTCGTTCTTTAGGTAAAACACCACATCGTGCGAATGCGCAAAACCCAACTTTTGAACTTATTTTTGTGACAGATAGTTTAGAGGAAGATTTACAACGTGCCAAACAAGCTGGCGCTAAAGAAATACAAGGCATTGAAAAAATGCCATGGGGGCAATCTATTGCTTATGTCGAAGACATCAATGGTTTCTTAATTGAACTTTGTACACCCATGATGGCTTAA